The window TTTCAGATTGTACTGTAATTTTTACATCTTTATATAAAAATGTCTTGCACTTTAATTTCCTTTTGTTAGTAAATAAAAGGTTATAGTAGTACAGCTTACGTTCTTCTCCAGGTATATACCAATATGAATGTTTGTTACctaaaaaatcaacaaaaaaaaaactactcacCTCCTCCTACAATATAAAAGTGTAAATCAATATGGATTTTTCATCGTGTATCTATGTGCCCTGATGAGGGTATAAAACTGTAAACCAAATCAAAGTTTGCAGTTGAATATAAGCCATGTTGTCAACTTAATTACACTAATTGTACTATAAAAGTCAGTATCAAAGACAAGGGTATGTTATCAACTTACAATGTGACAaacgaaaaaaatatataaatggttaTGGAAGCAACTCGTCGATTACAACGTGAGCCTTAATGCACATGGAATCGTGACCCACTCGTACATAAAGAGATTCATGATGATTTGTTTTGATACTCATATAACTACTactcattataaaaaaaacaatttgcatGTTTTGCACGCATCTACTATAGtaaaaaatgaataatattaaaatacatacaTGCATTTATACGCAATGGTTCCACGTGTGATCTGTAGTCTGTAGAGAGATACTGGCCGTGGAGCATATTTGGCAGAGGCTGCCGTCCACTTGCAATTCCGTGACCTTCGGGAACCAACATTTTAAAATCAATGACGTAGATGCCGCGTTCGTCACTAGATTTTTTAGCTTTTCTGTTAAGCTGAATTTGAATGAACAATTAGTGTTAATGCTTCATTTCTATATTTGTTTGATTTCACATTGTTAAAATGTCTATGCAGATTGTTTGGCGCTAGGGACACACATACgatattttgttgttttggtaTAAACAACTTGGTGTCAAATGCTTCTACTTTGTTCACCAAGTGTTTAATCAAACAGGTATTTTCTGcaacaaagaaaaatatatattaaaagtctAATAATTAAGGGTTGATGTACACATAATAtatgcaaatcacaaatacgTTTTACTTTAAGTGGTAAAGTtgattaaacatatattttgttttcttttcttttcaaggCAAgagaattatatattatttggttAGCTTTGATATAAGATGGACAGTTTTGATTTGattaagggtctgactggttcaaacgcagcggttgcggttgcggctgcgggcgtttgcggatgcgggtggttgcggtttctagcggttttaagagatttgtacgactggttcttcggttagaaattggtgtgTTTGCGGGAtatttatgactggttaactaccaaatacatcagcggttaaataataaattaacaatatttacattttatataattataaaatatcaaaaatcataatattataataaatatgaaaattatatttagtaagttatagttttaaattttaaaattatcgaaaatatttttattttaaaattttatcatattaatcaaaatataatagatatattttagtatttttataattccattttaaaaaaaaatattgaatatttttatttttgtatttatatggtttttcaaaaaaaagaaaaaaaattatccttccgcaaccgcccgcaaccgcaaacgctagctggaactagcttttgattttaagaggttcggaacggtttgaagcgatttgtagcgatttgtatgattgtttcaaaacgctgtcaaccgctaccaaccgcaaaagctgcgtttgcgggtgatagcgggaaaaccagtcaagCTCGTGATCATACTAAATGATTAGGTAGGTTTTCATATTCTAAAAGTACTATTCGTGAATAAAGAGATTCATGatgatttgttttgaaaattacTGGTAACAGAAATTAAGATCCTCTTAGTGGTAAACTCATTGCTGGAGGAAGACAAAACAAAGTTTATGTTATAGAGAGGTCTTCTAACAACTGGTTTTAACCGAGCCGAGCTAAAAACAACAATACGTAGAGTCCATTTTATGTTTTCGAGCTGTCTACAGAGTCGAGAACAAATGATATTCCATGAACTTTCAGTAAATTGAAagaaaattaaacttaaaaaaaacttaaggaAAAGTACTAACGAACAAAGCAGAGAATCCGCACACAACTCATATATGGAAAagtcaaaattaaaaattattttggtaCACAACTTTTGgagaaccaaacaaaaaaaaatatcttggagaacaaaaaaaaaaacaattaaagttTCACGTGATGAAAAAACTAATCAACGGCTGGGATTGTTTCTCCTTCACGTTCCTCTAATCAAACCACTTCCCCAGTATATATAACGCACCCGTCTTCACTTCTCTCACCACCGCTCATAACCCTGAAAAATTCAAGTCTTCCTTCGACCGTAGAAGCTCAacccaggaaaaaaaaaacaatgcttTTACGAAGCGCGTCGACTCCACTTCTCACCTCATTGGTTCACGTCTCGAGCCCAAGGGAATCTCCAATCGAAACCGAATCTCTTCATCAGATCCAACGGCCCAGATCTATAAcactctcttcctcttcctcttcctcgtgCTGTTACAGCCCGATGTCTCTCCACTCCAGCGACGAATCGTCAAGGAGGATCAAAAGAACCGCGTCGGAGAGCGATCTTAAACATCTGACATCGACTAAGCATGCGAGCAAGTTCCTCGGCGGAGCTCTGATGGAGGACGTGGAGGAAGGAATCGGATTCGGGATCATACGCGGGTCTTCTTACGAAACAGAGGTTGGAGGCGGCGGCGGTGGCGGAGGAGGGAAGAGAAGGAGCGGCGGAAGATCCGGCGGTGATGATGGAGACGGAGAGAATGATAGCACAGACGTTCATTATCGTGAGATGATTGAAGCTAATCCTGGAAACGGGATTTTTCTCAGCAATTACGCCAAGTTCTTGAAAGAGGTAaccactttcttcttcttcttctctcgcTCTTTATAGATCTGAaagtttgagactttacggAACAGAGTGTTGATTTTGGAACAGGTTCGGGGAGATTACTTGAAAGCAGAGGAGTATTGCGGGAGAGCTGTTCTTGTGAGTCCTTACGATGGGAATGTTTTGGCTATGTACGCGGAGCTTGTGTGGATGATTCATAAGGATTCGTCTCGTGCTGAGTCTTACTTCAGTCGAGCTGTTGCAGCTGCTCCTGATGATTGGTAAGAAAGATTCTTTATAGCTTGTCAAGCTCGCTTTAGGGGCTTGTGTGCTTACTTTAATTGTGTTTCTGCAGCTATGTACAAGCCTCATATGCGCGGTTTCTTTGGGAtgctgaagatgatgaagatgagagACACGGAGAAGTACTCGAGGCTCAAACTTCTAGAATGGATTTCTTCACTGGACCTTACCCAATTACGGCTATGTCTTAACATGTTACGTCTATGATCTATCTAACCCTTTTGTTTTAATGTGAATTCTTTAATGTTGCCTCCCTTGCATGGGTGTTTCTCTGCTTCAGTTTTAGAATTTGTCTCAGTTGTAGACTTGTAGTAATACCACTGGAAGGAAAATAAGTTATGGAATGAAAGGTTTTGCTTTTTGATGGATTTAACTAGGGGCTGTGATATGTTTTTTTGACACAAATTGCTTTCTGGATCTATGTTTGAGGTTTTCTTTAATAGCTGAAAGCATATAACAATGGAGAACAACGATGAAGATGACTGCGAGTTTGATATCCTTCTGATGCAGGAACCAGTTTGTTTTTAAATGCTACTTTTTATTTTGCTCAGTTGATGCAGTTGAAGGACAATAGTAGCAGGCATAATCTCTCCCAGTGTGCTAGTACAAGTCTGATTACCTGTAAGATTTATTACATAGTGTGCACCTACTATTTATTTATGTTGATATAATCTTAATGAAGTTATGGTATACTTCCCGGATGTCTTTGATTTCTGTCACTGTCTTACTACTACATAGCACTTTCCCCTGCATTTCAGCAAGATATTCTTTATAATTCAACTGTATGTTTTTCAGAATATGTGTGCGACCATCTTGATCAGCTAGGGTGCAGTTGTTAAgtgtaaattatattaattaggaTCGCTTCTCTATCTTACGGTAGATTTTAGTGATTGCAAGGATGGAGAAGGAACCGCATCCTTAATTCGATAGATAGGTAAATAGTCTgaaatatacattttattttagttagtaAATACTTGTTCAAACTGTTTATAATAGACCTCTCGTTTAGGCTCTCAACAGGAAGAATCACTAAGTTCTCACTTAAAAGGGTCCTAATGAGGCACTGCACTCTCCATGATAGTGAGCTCTTGAATGCAGGGTCCTCTTTTACCTGTTGAAATTGTGTTAAGAATCTGAGTAAGATGATACTAGGCCCAATAGTagtttattcaaaatttaattatacaaaGCTTTTTTGTAAACACTTTGAGGTATGATGATTTGGGCGAAAAATGGGTTAGTTGATATTAGATCGAATAGTAGTCTAAGATTGAGAACGTTCcttatataaatttaagatGAAAACTTGAAAATCAAGAAAGGGTACATATTGGAGATATACTGGACCATAGGATGCGAGACCAAGAATTATAAAGCCGGTGAAATCCATCAATACCTTTGAAGAATAGTAGAAACATTTGAAGAGTAAACCGATATTATTCTAAGGATGTAACTAGTACTCAAATTTTGGAATATCATGAACGAAAGGAATTAAAGAAAATGGAATGCCAACTAATGGAATGATGAAAGttatagaataaaataaatggaATAGATAATTGCAGAGAAATATTTTTTGTCATTCAAATGGTAATTTTTTaaaggaatggaatggaatgAAATAGAATAGAATAAATTTAGCtttcaatttaaattaaattatcaaaatatgtTAAATATACCAATATCGTGTATGATATTAAAACAGATTtcatgaaaattaataaataatgtaaaaaataaatattagttaaaaaagaaaaaaaagattatttaaacttcagtttaaaactaaacatctatttttttttataaaaactaacacatcatatatatacatatacattaaCATGTCATCCTTGTTTCTAAAAACGTAACGAGAATATTGATCACTAAAGCATAGATTCTTCACAACTTCAGTATGTAGCAAACAAATCTTACTTGGCTTTACACgatcaagaaaaaaattcagTATAATCTACTCATGAGTggttaaataagaaaaaaaatggtgCTAATTTGTTTATTAGTAACAAATCCTAAATCTACCAGAATTTTAAATTAACCTTGACAAATCTACTATTTGACTGCAAATAGATAAGTTACATAATATTTAAactgaattaaaaatatatatttttatttagtttgatTCTATTCCACTCATTCacgttattttttctttatgaatAGATTATAACTACGTTTCTTTTGGTTCCAATTATTCTACAGGAATTAATGGAATGAAAACTGTTTTTAATTCCATgcaaatgataattttttttagaatcttTTCAAATAAACTATTCCAAACAATTCCATTCCAAAAAATACTAATCCAGTTACGGCCTAAGCATATTTACATTATTACTATATTATGTTAGATTTGAATTAGGAAAGTTTACATTATTATATGGTGTTAGCAATATGTTAAAGCTAATCACTATATATATGAATCTATAGTCTTGTATCAAATACAGGTCaatcttttattatattttagagagCCCGGCTACTAACCTAAAAGAGACTCTATCTAGGTCTAGTGCTCTGATCATGAAAATCCTGAAGCAGCTCGTACCAGAGGATAACCTAACCATGTCTAGATCCACTACACATTCTTCAACCGACGAAAGAGAATACACAAAACCAATAATCCCAGTTGATCTTCTTATCGATATATTCTCGAGACTACCGTTGAAGCATGTAGCTAGGTTTCGTTGCCTTTCGAAATCATGGGCATCCATACTTGGCAGCAGTCCATATTTCACCGAACTGTTTCTCACCAAGTCCTCGAATCGTCCACGCCTCTTGTTCACCGTTAATAGTTATAGCAAGATATTGTTCTTCTCTACACCTCAGATCACTCAAAACCCACATGCCAACTCTTCTGTTGTAGCCACGTGGTATAAAACGCATCCCTGGAAGCATCATGAAAGAACCTCATCGCTCCTCCACGGACGACTGGTATGTTGTACAGATGGAAAAGGTGATTATTATGCAGAGCCGGTGATTTGTAATCCCTCCACTGGAGAGCTTCTTACACTACCGAAATCCCTTTTAAATAATCCAGTAATGTATTGTGGGTATGAGCCGAccgaaaaaaaattcaaattgttGTGCATACCCTCTTACTTCAACACCAACCGGGCTTGGGTTCTGACATTGGAGACTGGAAAACCTTTATGGAGAAAGATCGAATGCGAATACCATTATGTTATGTACCCTTACTGCACTCATCGTCATATGATTTGCATAAATGGGGTTTTGTATTACCTCGCTTGCATTGATATCAGCAGGTCAGGAGATGAGGTTGTGATAGTTTTCTTTGATGTTAAATCTGAGAAGTTCAGATTTATCGATATAGATTTTGAAAGCATGCATAGAAGAGGTTCTACTTTAATAAACTACAAGGGTAGATTAGGTATGGTTCGGTTTACAGATAACAATGAACGAACTCTCTACATGTGGTTGCTAGAAGATGCTGATGGGATAAATAAATGGTCAATAAATATCTATGAACTGCCTGTTTCGTGGAAGCATCCGTGTACCgaaaattttcaaattgttGGAATGACTCGTACATGTGATATTATCTTGTCGCCATGCAAGTTCTCAGAccctttttatgttttttactaCAATGTTGAGAGGAAGACTTTGGTGGCAAGAACTGAGATACAAGGGTTGCAAGAATTGAAGTGTGACCGTCCTATAGTTAATATCTTTCAAGATTATGTAGAGGATCTGAAGCTTATGGAAAGTCTTTTTTAGGGCTTTTCTTTTAttccctcttttttttttattggttttaaAGATTGTGTAATACTCAAGGTAACAGAAGAACACATGAGTATGTAGTTATGCAGTTGAACACTTTTGTCTCGACTTTTGCTGGAGTTGTTTTCTTTAAACATTCATAATGTTGATCATCTAGGTCTTGTTAACATTTTGCAAATCTGAGTTTATTAATGAAAGTCATTACTATATGCTGCCTTTTGACTCTTTTCTTGGTTTCCTTCTATCTGCTGAACCACATTTCTTAGCAAGGGAAGTGATGGTGGACTTCTTGGACCCAATAGAGATCCAGAGCGCCATCATGTCTCCTTATTCACAACGAGCTTTCAGGGGTCGTTTTGAAAATTCTGGTAAGAGCTCTGAAGCAGGGGAATCGAGTAACCTATCTTTGTCCCAGACAAGAAGGTATGGTAAGCATATAGTGTTATCAACGAACGAAGTTCTACTGCAAGAACTGCGGACATGAAGGCCATAGACGCCATTACTGTCCAGAGCTGGACACCAATGTATACAGAAGATTTTGATGTAAGGTTTGTTTGTGGAGGGAAAGACCATAACCCAAGAACCTGTCCTAAGTCGAAATCAATAATCACCAAAGGCGTTTCGACAAGGTAACATCGATGTGGAATATGCAGTGAGAATGGTGACAATAGAAATATGCCGGAAGATGGCTAGAGTGAAACCAAGTGAGGGTGTTGGTGAGAGAGCATATGCATGTTGGTTCTGCAAGAAAAAAGGGACATAATGTAAGAAACTGTCCAATTATACGGGTTTCAGACTGTGATTCCCGTTTAGACCCAATAGAAGATCTCGCCAGAGCGCCATCATGTCTCCTTATTCACGACCTTTCAGGCGTCGTTTTTGAAAATTCTGGTTACATGAAGAGCTCTGAAGCAGGGGAATCAACTAACCTATTTATGTCACAGACAAGAACGTATGGTAAGCATTGTGTTATCAACGAACGAAATTCTACTGGAAGAACTGCGGACAGGAAGATTTAAATGTAGGGTTTGTGGAGGGAAAGGCCATAACCTAAGAACCTGTCCTAAGTCGAAACCAATGGTCACTAAATGCATTTCCACTAAGTATTATCAGTGTGGAAAATGCGGTGAGAGTGGTCACAATAGTAGAACATGCTAGAAGCTGGCCAGAGTAAAACCCGTGAGGGTGTGGTGATGAAGATGGTGTTGGTGAGAGAGCATATGCTTGTGGGTTATGCAAGAACAAGGGATATAATGTAAGAACATGTACAAGTAAACGAGCTTCAGACAgtgattaatttttgtttagaGCTATAAATCCTCGACAAAACACCTAATAGTATAACGACCTTATACAGTGACATTTGATACTTTGGTCGGCGCCAGTATCACATATAAACGGTCTCTACCACACAAGTTGTCATAAGACCACAAACTTCCAACAAGACTTCGACACGTGGCCTGTTGAAGTGAATCAGAAAACCAGAAACTTGTTTTGTTTTCCACAACCAGTTACATTTCTCCCATACTAATTTTAGCATGATAACTCCAAAATCCCAATGGTTATACCAAAGTCTTTGGTAATTTCACtgcttcttttcttttgttactttcTTTCATATCAATCTGGATTTAACTAATCTATATTTATTTCATTCACTTCTTTGTCAACATAATatcttcatttttaaaaatttcaaaagtttGATTAATATGGGGTAGCTACGATATTCGATAAGACCTATATATGACATAGAGTTCTTGAAATAGCAAGTCCTGGAATTACCAAAGTAAGGAACCAGTAAAAAAAGTAGTAGTCCTAATTTCGACAGGGGTCATGGTTTAATCTACAAAGTTgcaataaaaattatgtttctTCTATTTAATATAGGGTTAAATTGCTATATAGACATATATGGATATTTAGTTGCAAAATGAttcatatatatgaaaattgttGAAGATaacttatttttcctttttgttatcACTTATCAGCTTCAAATTAGTCTCAATCTACAGTCCAGCCAAGAAAACATACTAAGGATAAGACCAGAGGTTAAAACGACACATTATATGAAGCAAGTGAGATAGACAGAGATGATCAAATCAAATGAAAGCAATAAACATCAATCACAGGGAAAGAGTGTTAAGCAaatcaactaattttgtttcAACTTTATTTCATTTGTTCTACACGTTAGTTcaaagttttgttttcttttctttttggtagtGTATAAAGGAGAGAAAATAGAGTTGGCTATATGACTAAGTGAAATAAGAGAACCACAAAAACAAGCCTTCCATGACTGTGCCATCAAGAAAGTAGCTTTGTTTTCCATCCCAAACTGTCAAAGATCTCTCTTCATCTATACATTAATCaaacactttctctctctctcatcaatGTTCCTTTGAGACTAATGCTCCtccttatcttcttcttcatataaACCACATATCTCCTCCTCCATATCTTAACAATTTCATAGCAAACCCTAAAactgagaagagagagaaaaaagatgGGTAGAGGGAAGATAGAGATAAAGAGGATAGAGAACGCAAACAACAGAGTGGTGACGTTCTCaaagaggaggaatgggttggTGAAGAAGGCCAAAGAGATCACGGTTCTTTGCGATGCAAAAGTTGCTCTCATAGTCTTTGCAAGTAATGGTAAGATGACTGATTATTGTTGTCCTTCCATGGACCTTGGTGCTATGTTAGACCAATACCAGAAGTTATCTGGCAAGAAACTATGGGATGCTAAGCATGAGGTACTCTCTCTTTGGTATAATCTAAAGTTTGATTGtctcaaaaaatattctatGACCATTGATTTTCATGAATTTCATTGCCTAAAACATGTCAGATCCCTTGAATCTTCAACTCTAGACGCAGATCTACTCTAGTGTTTTGTCTCAAACAAATATTCTGTGCTACATATAATGAAATTGattctttatttatattttcctaaaatatgTCAAAAAGATAAACCATGAACCCTAGATGCAGATCTACAAAGCTTTCTTTTGTGTGTTAAGCCTATCAAGCCTCTTTATTGATTCTCTTGTACTCAAACAAGACATGGAGCCACAAAACATGGAAGTTATTCTCTTCTTTccattgttttcttttattagtGCTTAGTTTTAAAGCTCTTAATGGATATATTCTAGAGTAAAAAACATATTGCATTCACAACCTGTATTTTGAAACCATAAAAGACAATCTTAAGTGTGTTAGATCCATAAGTAATTTCATTATTAGGTCATTATTATGGAGATAAAAAACCTGGGGAGTGATATTACTGATGAAAATGTCTGAACAGTTTACCGATTTTACATTTGTGATTTTTCGAAACTAATTAAAAACTGGGAAGTACTGTTGAATAGACTTTTTTACAACAGGTCTagtcaaaatattatatttttattaattagttcGGACGATAGGTTTTGTTCTCACAAATGACATATATATCTCTATACAGTAATAAGCTTTCATAGAGTTGTAAGCCATTTAAGTGACTGCCTAGTAATATCTGTGTATCtgcatatatatactttttacataaagCGTGAatgtgtataaatatatatgtatttatatgcaTAAATCATGAGCATATAGAGATCGTCATGCATAACCAGATCTGAGTCTCCAGTTTCTTTTTAAGACATATTTTATGTCTAGTGTATAGACAAGGGAATTTTTAGTTTGATCTAAATTCTTAAAAACCAATTTTGCTCATCTAATACACTTCCAAATAATTTTGGTCTCCAGAACCTCAGCAATGAGATTGACAGGATCAAGAAAGAGAATGACAACTTGCAACTTGAGCTCAGGTCAATCTTCACCCTTGGCCACATCTTTGCACTAGTATATATAAAATGCTtggttaaaaatgttaaatatcaATATAAATGAGAAATGCATATAAGTCTTGAATATATACAGGCACTTGAAGGGGGAAGATATACAGTCTCTCAACTTAAAAAACCTGATGGCCGTAGAGCATGCCATTGAACATGGCCTCGACAAAGTCCGAGACCACCAGGCATGAATAATATATCTGTACATTCATTCATACATCTCTTCGTACATTCATATTCAACAACTCTTGTATGGTCTGTTTGTCTCAGATGGAGTACCTCATGACGAAAAGGAGAAATGTGACCATATAAACAAATTTCTATACCTTACTATTTAGCCTTCAGATTGATTATTAATTAGTGCTTACAGTTACATCAAACATTTTCTGTGGCAGGAAAAAATGTTGGCGGAGGAGAATCGGCAACTCAGTTTCCAGCTGGTACATTTAAAGTCATATATCCTTGAAGCCTTTAGCGTTATTGATTtggtttaataatatatatattagtatgttTGTTGGGTTTGATATATGCAGCAACAACAGGAGATGGCTATAGCTAGCAATGCAAGAGGTATGATGATGAGGGATCATGATGGACAATTTGGATACAGAGTCCAGCCGATTCAGCCAAATCTTCAGGAAAAGATTATGTCGTTGGTCATCGATTGATCATTAGAGATTTGATGCAATCTCATTACCAATCTACTATCTAATTCGTGGCTCTTTGTCTTTATGAATGTGTGTGTCTCTATCAGACTTTTATTTAGCTTACATGTGTGTTGTTTGCTTATGAAACCTCTATGTATTGGTTGTGTTGTATGCCAAACTAAACgtttgaaactatttaattattgcatgtGTGTGAAAACTAATTATTCTTTACTAAGCAATACGTGATTCGGGAGGTTTCTTTTTGAAAAGTTATAATTGGCCTCCGTGCTAGAATTTTTTTGGATCACATTCAAGTTGTATAATGTTATTAGGACTTAGGACAAGATGCCTTGAGAGTGATCAAACACAAGCCTTTAGTTCAAAAAAGAGTGATcaaaaacaatttattaaacCGAAAAAGActcaaaactatattttaaatgtaatattattaCATGTAAACTGTTCTGTTCACGTTTGTGTCGTATACAATATTTATTCCCTAAagtttcttttaaaaacagagttGTGTAGAATCAATCACACATGCACCCTCATGTTTAGCCTTCTCAACCAAACGGAGTGAAGAATCATTCGAAGCATGTCAAACGGTTGGGACGGCCTATTGATAACGAAATGTCTCTGGACCTGCAAAACTCTTCTTTGCAACACCTTGTAGCGTCTCAACGACACGCTCTTTAGTATCGTTTTGATCTCTGGGATCTTCTCAGAGGGGACATGAATGGTGAACTTACTCCAATCAAGAACGTCTGAGAAGGGCAAGGCGTAGTGATCAGAGATGATGACAGGGACACAACCTAAGCTAATGGTTGCTACGACTCGAGGGCTAGCCACTTCGTAGCCACTAGGACAGAGACAGAACCT of the Brassica rapa cultivar Chiifu-401-42 chromosome A03, CAAS_Brap_v3.01, whole genome shotgun sequence genome contains:
- the LOC103856432 gene encoding uncharacterized protein LOC103856432, with amino-acid sequence MLLRSASTPLLTSLVHVSSPRESPIETESLHQIQRPRSITLSSSSSSSCCYSPMSLHSSDESSRRIKRTASESDLKHLTSTKHASKFLGGALMEDVEEGIGFGIIRGSSYETEVGGGGGGGGGKRRSGGRSGGDDGDGENDSTDVHYREMIEANPGNGIFLSNYAKFLKEVRGDYLKAEEYCGRAVLVSPYDGNVLAMYAELVWMIHKDSSRAESYFSRAVAAAPDDCYVQASYARFLWDAEDDEDERHGEVLEAQTSRMDFFTGPYPITAMS
- the LOC103856433 gene encoding F-box protein At5g65850: MKILKQLVPEDNLTMSRSTTHSSTDEREYTKPIIPVDLLIDIFSRLPLKHVARFRCLSKSWASILGSSPYFTELFLTKSSNRPRLLFTVNSYSKILFFSTPQITQNPHANSSVVATWYKTHPWKHHERTSSLLHGRLVCCTDGKGDYYAEPVICNPSTGELLTLPKSLLNNPVMYCGYEPTEKKFKLLCIPSYFNTNRAWVLTLETGKPLWRKIECEYHYVMYPYCTHRHMICINGVLYYLACIDISRSGDEVVIVFFDVKSEKFRFIDIDFESMHRRGSTLINYKGRLGMVRFTDNNERTLYMWLLEDADGINKWSINIYELPVSWKHPCTENFQIVGMTRTCDIILSPCKFSDPFYVFYYNVERKTLVARTEIQGLQELKCDRPIVNIFQDYVEDLKLMESLF
- the LOC103856435 gene encoding floral homeotic protein PISTILLATA isoform X3 — its product is MGRGKIEIKRIENANNRVVTFSKRRNGLVKKAKEITVLCDAKVALIVFASNGKMTDYCCPSMDLGAMLDQYQKLSGKKLWDAKHENLSNEIDRIKKENDNLQLELRHLKGEDIQSLNLKNLMAVEHAIEHGLDKVRDHQMEYLMTKRRNENVGGGESATQFPAATTGDGYS
- the LOC103856435 gene encoding floral homeotic protein PISTILLATA isoform X2 produces the protein MGRGKIEIKRIENANNRVVTFSKRRNGLVKKAKEITVLCDAKVALIVFASNGKMTDYCCPSMDLGAMLDQYQKLSGKKLWDAKHENLSNEIDRIKKENDNLQLELRHLKGEDIQSLNLKNLMAVEHAIEHGLDKVRDHQMEYLMTKRRNEKMLAEENRQLSFQLYVCWV
- the LOC103856435 gene encoding floral homeotic protein PISTILLATA isoform X1 is translated as MGRGKIEIKRIENANNRVVTFSKRRNGLVKKAKEITVLCDAKVALIVFASNGKMTDYCCPSMDLGAMLDQYQKLSGKKLWDAKHENLSNEIDRIKKENDNLQLELRHLKGEDIQSLNLKNLMAVEHAIEHGLDKVRDHQMEYLMTKRRNEKMLAEENRQLSFQLQQQEMAIASNARGMMMRDHDGQFGYRVQPIQPNLQEKIMSLVID